The Hydrogenimonas thermophila genomic interval TCATCATCAAAACACTTCGCAGTTTTGAAGTGTTTTAAAAATGAAACAAAAAGGTATGTTTTTTTTTAAAATTTCAGCCGTTTAAGTTGTTTCTTATAAAACGGCTTTGTTTGCACAATCTATAGAAATAAAATGGTTTTCCTGTTTTTGTATAAGCAATAGCTGCCCAGACATAGTATTTATTTAATTTAGTGCCAACAAATGTAAAAAGTTCATCCATTACACTATATTCGAAAGACAAAGAATCTCTGATTTTTTGAATACTCTCTTGGTAAAATTCAATCGTTTGCTTCATCTTTTTTTTTCAGATGATGTTGTACTGCTTTAAGTGAAATTCCAAGAATCCGTGCTATCTTTCTTTGTTCTCCTTTCTCTTCATACATTTTATGAATCAACTCTATCTTCTCTTGAGACAGATGATGAAATTTCTCTTGAGTTGTAAAATAGTGTCCGCACTCTTGGCATTTATATCTTTGAACCTTACGATCAACTAACTTCTTAAACCCTGATTTTACTATTCGCTTTGATTGACATTTTTTACACTCTTTTGGTCTCATATCTTTACATAAGCAAATTGTGTACCTTTTTTGTCAGTGCCTTATCTATATAATAAAATATATTTATTATTGATCTTGTAAGAAATCTTATGCTACACTTTATTTAATTTTATGGGGACTTGCAGTAGTTTTATAACTTATTCAAAGGTGCAGAAAAATAGTATCCTTGAAAATAATCTATTCCCATACTCTTTAATTTATTAAATATCTCTTCATTTTCTACAAACTCAGCTACAATTTTTCTATTTGCCTTCTTTGCAAATGTAATAATTGTATTAACAATAATTTCAGAATTCTTATCATTTAAAATATTTTTTATTAAACTTCCATCAATTTTTATAATATCAGCATTAAGATTTAACAAATAATCAAAATTTGCATAACCACTTCCAAAATCATCTATTGATATTTTGCAACCTTCTTTTTTTAACTCTTTTAAAAACTCATTTGCTTCTACCAAATCTTTTATATCTTCATCTTCAACTATCTCAAAATTTATTCTATTTTTATCTGAAAACTCTCTTACTTGTTTTAAAATAAACTCTCTCATTCCCTTATCTGCAAGATCTTTTATACTTAAGTTTATTGATAATTCATAGTTTTCATCTTTAAATCGTTTAAATGTTTTGATAATTACTGTTTTCGTAATTTCAAAATATAATCGAGACTTTTTTGCTGTATCTAAAAAGAAATATGGAGTAATAACTTTTTTATCTTCATCTATCAATCTTACAAGTGCTTCATATTTAACTATATTTCCATCTCTATCAACAATAGGTTGAAAATAAGGAATAATTCTACCTTCGTCCAAAGCACTTTTTATCTTTTTTAACCAAACTAAATGATCTTTATATTTTTCTCTAATACTATGAGCTTCTGAACAAAATACTATATCTTTATTTAATATTTTTGTTGCATCCAATGCCGTAATTGCACTTATGAATGTTTTTTTACTATATGAAATGCCAGCTCTAGTCTTTATATAAATTTCATTATTATCAATTATATAAGGTTCTTCTATTTTTTTAAGTAACTTTACTGTGTATTCATAAAT includes:
- a CDS encoding IS1/IS1595 family N-terminal zinc-binding domain-containing protein; the protein is MRPKECKKCQSKRIVKSGFKKLVDRKVQRYKCQECGHYFTTQEKFHHLSQEKIELIHKMYEEKGEQRKIARILGISLKAVQHHLKKKDEAND